The proteins below come from a single Candida albicans SC5314 chromosome 7, complete sequence genomic window:
- the RBR3 gene encoding Rbr3p (Cell wall adhesin-like protein; repressed by Rim101; possibly an essential gene, disruptants not obtained by UAU1 method): MIIFRKSFFTFWLLLNSVLALVITQNRVDRGTLDLSVGDITINSGASWSIINNAISTLVGSLTVQPNAGLYITSTSPLLSLQVTLTSLLSTIQNNGIIAFNSSPSLTSSTYNLVGLSLVNTGEMYFSASGVLPSVMALTAASWSNSGLMAFYQNQRSSGVVSLGTPLGSITNNGQICLNNEVYQQTTSINGSGCFTANRDSTIYIANVLLPVSTSQNFYLADSQSSIIVQAILTPQVFNVYGFGNGNMVGVTLPLLGNILNPAYSYNPSTGILRLRNLLVYQDFNIGPGYNPSLFSIVTDNGAGLPSTILGSVSYSGPVPPRALPASCKIACKPVPTAPGTNPTEYTTTITTTNSAGKPLTETGVVDISTDSNGSWFSSTTIFPTSSSSSSSSSTVSSTAPSSSSTKPSSSSQPSSTPPPSSSSKASSTTPSSSSQSSSTTPSSSSKPSSTVPPTGSSQSSSTIPSSSTQPSSTAPSSLSSPSSSTTPSSSSQSSFSAQSSIGQTSSSTVSSSSSQPSSSQPSSSQSSSATTSSSSQFSSSAPPSSTQSSFTAESSNSQLSSTTPSSSTEASSTVPSSSSQLSSSVPLTNSVSLSSVSSSDNGSSSASSPSSSQSSIASTAESSSTFPSSSDQQSSSIQSPSSQESSVSSTPTSSLQSSTNTISSSQDSSSFSPTTSDNSSTNSASSLSTLSSSDTSVSNPSTSNVSSTDNTQSSVASATPTDSAISATSSDITTEFTTTWEVTNSDGSVSTESGIVSESGTSFTTITTFPPPTTSSDITTEFTTTWEVTNSDGSVSTESGIVSESGTSFTTITTFPPPTTSSDITTEFTTTWEVTNSDGSVSTESGIVSESGTSFTTITTFPPPTTSSDITTEFTTTWEVTNSDGSVSTESGIVSESGTSFTTITTFPPPTSSSVAADVTTEFTTTWEVTNSDGSVSTESGIVSESGTSFTTITTFELPVVCKRDDISCGPATSATNSDTAAQDPTSDATAIESEFTTTWTTTNSDGSVETNSGVVSQSGSSLTTITTFAPDATSEYTTSWTTTNSDGSVATNSGVVSQSGTSFTTITTFEPPVVCKRDDISCGPATSAMNSDTAAQQLTSGMTATETEFASTWVVTKSDGSVFTESGIVGQSGTSFTTLTTFAPTTSSGAVQTEYTSTWEVTNTDGSVSTKSGIIDQSGTYFTTLSTFAPTTISGAIETEFTSTWVATDTDGLVSTKSGIVSQSGTSIATLTIFPEPAGTVYPVTTLFTTEYVTTCPNGELSTATGVVVVSTDSKGIEQTVTSVVPSTVYTKETVTSIITHCIKNKCFESTTTLVSSVPCPTQVPGVFTSTDNGHGVPIASIDVTTGAATVSNTIKAQDSTGFTSAGNAITTAITATGAVTTSVGGQGSTDYSNAGNTIAAGSGSDSGSGSGSGSGSGSSSNTVGIVNPKVSSAASGITVAAASASAGQSWPYSSGGSGNGVLPSGANNVGSNQTPTVSGGNSNPSTVTGAAVGAGGVVSGSPSYSGNSLLISFVSSQSGAISSSTGVTIPIATENSGSKFSVGKSAFIAIILTTFIGFI; this comes from the coding sequence atgataatCTTTCGGAAAtcttttttcactttttggCTTTTGCTTAATTCTGTCTTAGCTCTTGTTATCACTCAAAACAGAGTCGATCGTGGTACTCTTGACCTTAGCGTTGGAGACATCACCATCAATTCTGGAGCTTCTTGGtcaattatcaacaatgcTATATCAACCCTTGTTGGAAGTTTAACTGTTCAGCCCAATGCTGGTCTTTACATTACCCTGACTTCACCCCTTTTGTCACTTCAAGTCACATTAACTTCTTTGCTTAGCACAATTCAAAACAATGGTATTATTGCGTTCAATTCCCTGCCTTCCTTAACATCGTCCACATATAATTTAGTTGGTTTATCCCTTGTCAACACTGGAGAAATGTATTTTTCTGCTTCTGGTGTTTTACCTAGTGTTATGGCTCTTACTGCTGCATCTTGGTCAAACAGTGGATTGATGgcattttatcaaaatcaaagaagTTCTGGTGTTGTTAGTCTTGGGACACCATTAGGTTCAATAACCAATAATGGTCAAATCTGTTTGAATAACGAAGTCTACCAACAGACCACCAGCATCAATGGTTCTGGTTGTTTCACTGCCAATCGTGACTCGACAATATATATTGCCAATGTATTGTTACCAGTTTCCACATCgcaaaatttttatttggcTGACAGCCAATCTTCCATAATTGTTCAAGCTATTTTAACCCCTCAAGTGTTCAATGTCTATGGGTttggtaatggtaatatGGTCGGGGTTACTCTTCCGTTGCTTGGTAATATATTGAATCCAGCATATAGTTATAATCCATCCACAGGTATTTTAAGATTGAGAAATCTTTTGGTGTATCAAGATTTTAATATTGGTCCTGGTTATAATCCTAGTTTATTTCTGATCGTTACTGACAATGGTGCTGGTCTTCCCTCAACAATACTCGGTTCGGTTTCTTATAGTGGTCCTGTTCCACCAAGAGCTTTACCCGCATCTTGTAAGATTGCTTGTAAACCCGTGCCTACCGCGCCAGGAACTAATCCAACCGAGTACACGAccacaataacaacaacaaattctGCTGGTAAGCCATTGACAGAAACTGGTGTGGTTGATATTCTGACTGATAGTAACGGATCATGGTTCTCAAGTACTACAATCTTTCCAACTTCGTCGTCAAGTAGTAGCAGTAGCAGCACTGTTTCTTCAACTGCTCCGTCATCCTCAAGCACCAAACCTTCATCCAGTAGCCAACCATCTTCTACTCCACCACCATCTTCAAGTAGTAAAGCATCATCAACTACTCCAAGCTCTAGTAGTCAATCGTCTTCAACTACTCCAAGCTCAAGCAGTAAGCCTTCCTCAACTGTACCACCAACTGGCAGCAGTCAGTCATCTTCAACTATCCCAAGTTCCAGTACTCAACCTTCTTCTACTGCTCCATCATCTTTAAGTTCTccatcttcttctactaCTCCAAGCTCCAGCAGTCAATCTTCATTTTCTGCTCAAAGCTCTATTGGCCAGACATCGTCTTCTACTGTATCTTCGTCGAGTAGTCAACCATCGTCTTCCCAGCCATCAAGCAGTCAGTCTTCATCCGCTACTACAAGTTCCAGTAGTCAGTTTTCTTCAAGTGCCCCACCGTCAAGTACACAATCTCTGTTTACTGCTGAAAGCTCCAATAGtcaattatcatcaacTACACCTAGTTCAAGTACTGAAGCTTCATCTACAGTTCCAAGTTCTAGTAGCCAATTGTCTTCGAGTGTTCCACTTACAAATAGTGTGTCATTGTCCAGTGTTTCAAGTTCCGATAATGGATCCTCCTCAGCAAGCTCACCTTCAAGTAGTCAATCATCAATTGCCTCGACAGCTGAGTCTTCGTCTACTTTTCCAAGCTCAAGTGACCAACAATCCTCATCTATTCAATCACCAAGTAGTCAAGAGTCTTCGGTATCTCTGACTCCAACTAGCAGCTTGCAATCTTCAACTAATACCATATCAAGTAGTCAAGACTCTTCCTCATTCTCACCAACAACTAGTGATAATTCGTCAACTAACTCGgcttcatcattatcaacactCAGTAGTTCAGATACATCAGTATCTAATCCATCAACTAGTAATGTATCATCAACTGATAATACTCAATCTAGTGTTGCATCCGCAACACCAACAGATTCAGCAATTTCTGCTACTTCATCTGATATCACTACTGAATTCACCACTACCTGGGAAGTAACCAACAGTGATGGATCTGTTTCAACTGAGTCTGGTATTGTCAGTGAATCTGGTACCTCATTCACCACGATCACTACGTTCCCACCACCAACCACCTCATCTGATATCACTACTGAATTCACAACCACATGGGAAGTAACCAACAGTGATGGATCTGTTTCCACTGAGTCTGGTATTGTCAGTGAATCTGGTACCTCATTCACCACGATCACTACGTTCCCACCACCAACCACCTCATCTGATATCACTACTGAATTCACAACCACATGGGAAGTCACCAACAGTGATGGATCTGTTTCCACTGAGTCTGGTATTGTCAGTGAATCTGGTACTTCATTCACCACGATCACTACGTTCCCACCACCAACCACCTCATCTGATATCACTACTGAATTCACAACCACATGGGAAGTCACCAACAGTGATGGATCTGTTTCCACTGAGTCTGGTATTGTTAGTGAATCTGGTACTTCATTCACCACTATCACTACTTTCCCACCACCAACCTCATCTAGTGTTGCTGCCGATGTTACTACTGAATTCACAACCACATGGGAAGTCACTAACAGTGATGGATCTGTTTCCACTGAGTCTGGTATTGTCAGTGAATCTGGTACTTCCTTCACCACGATCACTACCTTTGAACTTCCGGTTGTATGTAAGAGAGATGATATTTCATGTGGACCTGCAACCTCAGCAACAAATTCGGACACTGCAGCACAAGATCCCACAAGTGATGCCACTGCAATTGAATCTGAATTCACAACCACTTGGACTACCACCAACTCTGATGGTTCTGTTGAAACTAATTCTGGTGTTGTCAGTCAATCTGGTTCTTCCCtcaccaccatcaccacaTTTGCACCAGACGCTACTTCAGAGTACACCACCTCTTGGACCACTACTAATTCCGACGGCTCAGTTGCTACTAACTCTGGTGTTGTTAGTCAATCCGGTACCTCATTCACCACTATTACTACCTTTGAACCTCCGGTTGTATGTAAGAGAGATGATATTTCATGTGGACCTGCAACCTCAGCAATGAATTCGGACACTGCAGCGCAACAACTAACAAGTGGCATGACTGCAACCGAAACTGAGTTTGCATCTACGTGGGTAGTCACAAAGTCGGATGGATCGGTCTTTACTGAGTCCGGTATTGTCGGTCAATCAGGTACATCATTTACCACATTGACTACTTTTGCTCCAACTACTTCATCTGGCGCTGTTCAAACTGAATACACATCAACTTGGGAAGTCACTAATACTGATGGATCAGTGTCTACGAAATCCGGTATTATCGACCAGTCGGGTACATATTTTACCACATTGAGTACGTTTGCTCCAACTACCATTTCTGGTGCTATTGAAACTGAATTTACATCAACATGGGTAGCTACAGATACTGATGGTTTAGTGTCCACTAAGTCTGGTATTGTTAGTCAATCAGGTACATCAATCGCTACGTTGACAATTTTCCCAGAACCAGCTGGTACAGTATATCCTGTGACCACTTTATTCACCACAGAGTATGTCACTACTTGTCCTAATGGAGAATTGTCTACTGCTACAGGTGTAGTTGTGGTTAGTACGGATTCTAAAGGTATTGAACAAACCGTTACATCAGTTGTCCCATCTACTGTGTATACTAAAGAAACAGTGACTTCTATAATAACTCATTGTATCAAGAATAAGTGTTTTGAAAGTACCACAACTTTGGTGAGTTCAGTTCCCTGTCCGACTCAAGTACCAGGTGTTTTTACGTCTACTGATAATGGCCATGGGGTACCTATCGCTAGTATAGATGTTACTACTGGGGCTGCTACTGTTTCTAATACAATTAAGGCTCAAGATTCTACTGGTTTTACTAGTGCTGGTAATGCAATCACAACTGCTATAACTGCTACTGGTGCAGTAACTACTTCTGTTGGTGGTCAAGGTTCTACTGATTATTCAAATGCTGGTAATACTATAGCTGCAGGTTCTGGCTCTGACTCTGGTTCTGGTTCTGGTTCTGGTTCTGGTTCTGGTTCTAGTTCTAATACTGTCGGCATTGTTAATCCTAAGGTTTCTTCTGCTGCCTCTGGTATTactgttgctgctgcttcTGCTTCTGCTGGACAATCATGGCCATATTCTTCTGGTGGTTCTGGAAATGGTGTATTGCCTCTGGGTGCAAACAATGTTGGTTCAAATCAAACACCAACTGTAAGTGGAGGTAATAGTAATCCAAGCACAGTAACTGGTGCTGCTGTCGGTGCTGGTGGTGTTGTTAGTGGTTCTCCTTCGTATTCTGGCAACAgtcttttgatttcatttgtttcaaGTCAATCCGGAGCTATTTCCAGTTCTACAGGAGTAACAATTCCTATTGCCACAGAAAATAGTGGATCTAAATTTTCAGTGGGCAAATCTGCGTTTATTGCTATCATTTTGACAACTTTCATTggatttatttaa
- the LIP8 gene encoding Lip8p (Secreted lipase, member of a differentially expressed lipase gene family with possible roles in nutrition and/or in creating an acidic microenvironment; LIP5 and LIP8 are expressed at all stages of both mucosal and systemic infection), translating to MLFLLFLLITPIYAGLIFLTKPSNDPFYNPPKGFEKAAVGDILQSRETPKSITGRFAPLEIQNSWQLLVRSEDSFGNPNAIVTTVIQPFNADPSKVASYQVFEDSAKGDCAPSYALQFGSDLSTLATQAETFLLAPLLEQGYYVVSPDYEGPKSTFTIGKQSGQAVLNSIRAALKSGKITNIKDDAKVVMWGYSGGSLASGWAAALQPSYAPELGGNLLGAALGGFVTNITATAQAADGTVFAGIVANALGGVANEYPEFKSILQSDTDKKSVFDEFDSHCLADGVIDYINTSFLTGDNKIFKTGWDILKSSTIAKIVKDNGLVYQKQLVPKIPIFVYHGSIDQIVPIVNVKKTYQNWCEGGISSLEFAEDGTNGHLTETVVGAPAALTWIIDRFNGKQTVSGCQHDKRLSNFQYPNISSSILKYFKVALDTMMSNGLGSDIQKDKITPDDLRKFLLGGW from the coding sequence ATGttgtttttattgttcTTATTAATTACTCCCATTTACGCTGGTCTTATTTTCCTAACCAAACCATCCAACGATCCCTTCTATAATCCTCCTAAAGGTTTTGAAAAGGCTGCTGTTGGTGATATTTTGCAATCCAGGGAAACCCCAAAGTCTATAACTGGTAGATTTGCTCCCCTCGAGATCCAAAACTCATGGCAACTTTTAGTTAGATCCGAAGATTCATTCGGTAATCCAAATGCTATTGTCACTACTGTTATTCAACCATTTAATGCTGACCCTTCCAAAGTTGCTTCTTATCAAGTATTTGAGGATTCTGCTAAAGGTGATTGTGCTCCTTCCTATGCTCTTCAATTTGGTTCTGATTTAAGTACTTTGGCTACCCAAGCTGAAACATTCTTGTTAGCACCGTTGTTGGAACAGGGGTATTATGTTGTGTCTCCTGATTATGAAGGACCTAAACTGACATTCACTATTGGTAAACAATCAGGTCAAGCTGTGCTAAACTCTATTCGTGCAGCATTAAAATCTGGTAAAATCACCAACATTAAAGACGATGCTAAAGTTGTCATGTGGGGATATTCTGGTGGGTCATTAGCCTCTGGATGGGCAGCTGCTTTACAACCAAGCTACGCACCTGAATTAGGTGGTAACTTATTGGGTGCTGCCTTAGGTGGATTTGTTACCAACATTACTGCTACCGCACAAGCAGCTGATGGTACTGTATTTGCAGGAATTGTGGCAAATGCCTTGGGTGGTGTTGCTAATGAGTATCCggaattcaaatcaattttgcaGAGTGATACAGACAAAAAATCAGtgtttgatgaatttgatagtCATTGTTTAGCTGATGGTGTGATCGATTATATCAATACTCTGTTCTTAACTGGTGACAATAAGATTTTCAAAACTGGTTGggatattttgaaaagcTCAACAATTGCTAAAATCGTTAAAGATAATGGATTAGtttatcaaaaacaattagtACCAAAAATCCCtatatttgtttatcatggttcaattgatcaaattgtCCCTATTGTTAATGTTAAAAAAACTTATCAAAATTGGTGCGAAGGTGGTATTTCATCTTTGGAATTTGCTGAAGATGGTACTAATGGTCATCTTACTGAAACCGTTGTGGGTGCTCCTGCTGCCTTGACTTGGATCATTGATAGATTTAATGGTAAACAAACTGTTTCTGGTTGTCAACATGATAAAAGATTAAGTAACTTTCAATATCcaaatatttcttcttcaattcttAAGTATTTCAAAGTTGCTTTGGACACCATGATGCTGAATGGTCTTGGTTCTGATATtcaaaaagataaaattaCCCCAGACGACCTTAGAAAGTTTTTATTAGGAGGCTGGTAA
- a CDS encoding uncharacterized protein (Protein of unknown function; fluconazole-induced; Spider biofilm induced) encodes MLRSIIKSFKPSASFSSSIISPKSTTSLSTSSLKPLTVYHNSNLLVSHQLVAKLNNFNSTTDSPTNNKITFNLKTNEQLSESDYKFIIDECLYIHPDNKSILLQIFHNKYHMDKKKLIKDFTLHDSIFEYNNLINNNKSYPLIIDYNHCLIANDDASFDRIMMNYLTCGIQNTTSSNSTAASHGFTTNGSSSSSGNGGNNSTGTVKYNDLVHPHMAEFADLF; translated from the coding sequence ATGTTGAGatcaataatcaaatcattcaaaCCATCTgcatctttttcttcttcaatcaTTTCCCCTAAATCAACTACTTCTTTAAGTACCAGTTCACTAAAACCATTGACAGTATATCATAATTCAAACTTGTTAGTGTCACATCAGTTAGTTgctaaattgaataatttcaattcaaccaCAGATTCTccaactaataataaaataacattcaatttgaaaactaaTGAACAGTTATCGGAATCCgattataaatttataattgatgaatgCTTATATATTCATCCcgataataaatcaatattgttGCAAATATTCCATAATAAATATCATAtggataaaaaaaaattgattaaagatTTTACTTTACATGATTCAATCTTTGAATAcaacaatttgattaataataataagagCTATCCTTTgattattgattataatcATTGTTTGATTGCTAATGATGATGCTTCATTTGATAgaataatgatgaattatttaACCTGTGGTATACAAAATACCACCAGTAGTAATTCTACAGCTGCAAGTCATGGTTTTACAACCAatggtagtagtagcagtagtGGTAATGGCGGTAATAATAGTACTGGTACTGTTAAATATAACGATTTGGTTCATCCTCATATGGCTGAATTTGCtgatttgttttaa
- the MED16 gene encoding Med16p (Putative RNA polymerase II mediator complex subunit; induced by nitric oxide) produces the protein MATQTDKQTIGRHLEQVPKASNLISWSRNGFIAYIPPIITTTTTTPTTTTTTNNNKSNLLLTYIKNSDGKKWQLASPEPINIKLENNFLPQLSLVSWGSLNTDLAVSDIYGNFYILLAGVGLLDPNHIPSTITTTSTIKTEGNTEKNKDTKQIGNGSGTNGHGDSPINTPSFELTSYNHMEMIYRDIINPDINSVVNPGASIVAFKWLNIEKPQIVNKAATRLAENPTTTSSNSSSSIYGYGINQYQPYGVCHPIPTKQACVALRKNGQFILFYQGEHKVEYHKICCNLTDNISIIEKASIGFNNDKQIIVTAWDSLSNDINVYSIDINWGFLVESAKRQKLDQHYHTPKEAQKPPRLTLKKLHQMKPIQCFKEEDGESQSQSVVPEMGKLKVEELSSIDIISSNPDPKSGLSILITYGSSIIYRYALEKSDSSNTTSGGETSKNPISQAFYNLGVEKKIDWKGDDSSVRLVFKDKLMRRGQIESIINGFLDLSFSIIYKDGTVDVVDTTSWKIVNNSKNNNSVTGDEMELDNNDYPPKLISNLFDQGFQFPKISHKNRLVLAISPTMSSIVYTEIYGETVNLQLKPLERIDNFGTNSHDLYYTSVAFAHRYAFALYTSTCSDDLLLLIQSEINRIKDAVDGDTITRNKLGKQLCDSVIIECHKAINFHLDTITKESLDKLLSNNASLQKLLSLQLILGEFQQSSHFPNNYVVPDIAWIVLNLRSASLGIMFTLSSIYRQVSKKKPSEDTLQDSITRGECIMSIIGNFKWLIDLLVYLNQELLQLIYVKNNFLNNGNTTTSKLTLSNSIVLPLILNKVSRLFLMYAISAMGRTHEILKKLHKDLTEANKLFAPMKESLNRYFSISNNSPITVNLFESYLRECDALLNKEVPQKILTANNSINGNVNGNSGTSTNKPYSALKFEQKLLIKGIDVNDDNDSSTKISNTIIEELSNMILDRYSISISRETKLSELMFYDTDWLNIGINKKEVPSYTIDALRKLIISDSSTSTSLAKGEKLRVCTRCRAVSLVGDVTGLWTMVFQRTCMCGNAWVNV, from the coding sequence ATGGCCACTCAAACTGACAAGCAAACTATTGGTAGACATCTTGAACAAGTTCCAAAAGCGTCTAATTTGATTTCGTGGTCCCGTAATGGATTCATAGCATATATCCCTCCAATTATCACgactactaccaccaccccaacaacaacaacaacaacaaataataacaaaagTAATCTATTATTAACTTATATAAAGAATTCCGATGGGAAAAAATGGCAATTGGCATCACCGGAACCcataaatatcaaattaGAGAACAACTTTTTACCTCAATTATCTTTGGTTTCTTGGGGGTCGTTAAATACCGATTTAGCTGTTTCTGATATTTATGGGAATTTCTATATATTATTGGCCGGAGTAGGGTTATTAGATCCAAATCATATTCCGTCAACCATTACAACGACTTCTACTATCAAAACTGAGGGCAATACcgaaaaaaataaagatacAAAACAAATCGGCAATGGAAGTGGGACTAATGGTCATGGAGACTCTCCGATCAACACACCAAGCTTTGAATTGACATCTTATAATCATATGGAAATGATTTATAGAGATATTATTAATCCCGATATCAATTCAGTAGTTAATCCTGGTGCATCAATAGTGGCTTTCAAATGGttaaatattgaaaagccgcaaattgttaataaaGCGGCAACTCGACTTGCTGAAAATCCCACGACGACTTCATCGAATTCATCTTCGTCGATTTATGGATACGGaattaatcaatatcaGCCATATGGAGTATGTCATCCAATCCCAACAAAGCAAGCGTGTGTGGCATTAAGAAAGAATGGtcaatttatattattttatcaAGGTGAGCATAAAGTAGAATACCACAAAATATGTTGTAATTTAACtgataatatttcaataattgaaaagGCAAGTATTGGgttcaataatgataaacaGATCATTGTTACGGCCTGGGACTCATTAAGCAATGATATCAATGTTTATTCTATTGATATCAATTGGGGGTTCCTTGTTGAATCTGCCAAGAGACAAAAATTAGATCAACATTATCATACTCCAAAGGAAGCACAAAAACCACCTCGATTGactttaaagaaattgcaCCAAATGAAACCAATCCAATGttttaaagaagaagatggtGAATCGCAATCACAACTGGTGGTGCCTGAAATGGGGAAATTAAAAGTTGAAGaactttcttcaattgatattatatCGAGTAATCCTGATCCCAAATCGGGTTTAAGTATCTTGATTACATATGGGTCATCTATCATATATCGATATGCATTAGAAAAGTCCGATTCATCTAATACCACTAGTGGTGGTGAAACGTCGAAAAATCCTATATCACAAGcattttataatttaggagtagaaaagaaaatcgATTGGAAAGGTGATGATTCATCTGTTAGATTAGTATTTAAAGATAAATTGATGAGAAGGGGACAAATTGAATCGATCATCAATGGGTTTTTAGATTTAAGtttttcaatcatttaTAAGGATGGTACTGTTGATGTCGTTGATACAACCTCATGGAAAATTGTCAACAATAgtaaaaacaacaatagtgTAACCGGGGATGAAATGGAGCTAGACAATAATGATTACCCACctaaattaatttcaaatctttttgatcaaggatttcaatttccaaaaatttCCCATAAAAACCGATTAGTGTTGGCAATATCTCCTACTATGTCTTCTATTGTATACACTGAAATCTATGGAGAAACGGTCAATTTGCAATTAAAACCATTGGaaagaattgataattttggCACCAATTCTCATGATTTGTATTATACATCAGTGGCATTTGCCCATCGCTATGCATTTGCATTGTATACCAGTACGTGTTCagatgatttattattattaatccAATCAGAAATCAACCGAATAAAAGATGCAGTAGATGGAGATACCATTACTCGAAATAAATTAGGTAAACAATTATGTGATCTGGTGATTATTGAATGTCACAAGGCAATTAATTTCCATTTGGATACTATTACCAAAGAATCacttgataaattattatccaACAATGCATCattacaaaaattgttaTCATTACAACTAATTCTTGGTGAATTTCAACAACTGTCACATTTTCCCAATAACTATGTTGTTCCAGATATTGCTTGGATAGTATTGAATCTTCGAAGTGCTAGTTTGGGGATAATGTTTACTTTATCGAGTATTTATCGACAAGTGTCGAAGAAAAAACCTAGTGAAGATACTTTACAAGATTCAATTACACGAGGAGAATGTATTATGTCGATAATTGGTAATTTCAAATggttaattgatttattggtgtatttgaatcaagaattattacaattgatttatgttaaaaataattttttgaataatgGTAATACCACTACTAGTAAACTCACTTTATCAAATTCCATTGTGTTAccattgattttgaataaagTTTCGAGACTTTTTTTAATGTATGCAATTTCTGCTATGGGGAGAACTcatgaaattttgaaaaaattacatAAAGATTTAACTGAAgctaataaattatttgctCCCATGAAAGAATCCTTAAATCGATATTTTTCCatatcaaataattcacCAATAACCGtgaatttatttgaaagttATTTACGTGAATGTGATGCATTATTGAATAAAGAAGTACCACAAAAGATATTAACAGCAAACAATTCCATTAATGGAAATGTCAATGGTAATTCTGGCACTTCCACCAATAAACCTTATTCGGCATTAaaatttgaacaaaaattattgattaaagGAATAGATGtcaatgatgataatgatagtAGTACCAAGATCAGCAATACgattattgaagaattatcaaatatgaTACTTGATCGATATTCAATTAGTATTTCTCGAGAAACAAAACTTTCTGAATTGATGTTTTATGATACTGATTGGTTGAATATTGgtattaataaaaaagagGTCCCATCATACACTATTGATGCATTACggaaattgataatttctGATAGCAGTACTAGTACTAGTTTGGCAAAGGGAGAGAAATTACGAGTGTGTACTCGATGTCGAGCAGTTTCACTTGTGGGAGATGTCACAGGCTTATGGACTATGGTGTTTCAGCGTACTTGTATGTGTGGCAATGCATGGGTAAAtgtataa